GCTGACTTTAGCTCCAGAATTATTGCACTGATAGGATTACAGGCCCATAACTGATGCAAGTAAAGAAGTATGAATGGGGAAACAGGACCAGAGAAATTCCACAAAGTGGCTTCCAGGCAGGAAAGGAGGTGGTTTTCTTGATCTGGTCAGTGAAGAACCCAGGAATAGGAAGTTTGCTTGTAAAGTAATGCTCCCCAACTGTCTCAGGATTTTTCTGACATTTATATgctaaatattaaacatattaacTAAAATATTAATCATGTCATTGTGAAAGGAGTGCAGGAGGCAGGGAATCAATTTAGAGGCAATTGTCATAACCAAACTGGATCATAAGCACCTTCAAAAAAGGCAGTGGAACAATCTGTGATGGTGGACAGCTCCTTGAGACACAAAATGTGTAGCGGATATTTCTTGCCTAAACCATAACTTCGTATCTCCTGTCTATCAACTGTTACTGGAAGAAAGTCCCTTCTCAGTCTCTCATGCCAAAGAAAAGGAACTTCCAAAATCCTACCCTATTATTCATCTGGTAAGACAAGTCATGAGAAGAGTCAGCTGAAATTTATACAGAGTTTCTTCTGTGTTATCTGGGTTGGATCTCTTAATGGTCAAACATGGGAATCATGATCTTTGCTCTGGCTTAAATAAAGTAAAGATAAATAGAAGCTTTTCTGAGACACTAACATCAAGGTTTCCAATAGTTGAACTATCCATTGACCAATGCAAGGCAGTATCTTTAAAGAAAGTACCTTGAACTGCTGACTTGTCAATATTACCATCTGTTACACATCACTGAGGAggattttctttcccaaatggtattttacaaaaatggaattCAATTAAATCTGATCTTTGATtgaaatatctctccatttatgtaAAGTTCTATAATTGGTAAATGGGATTTTAAGTAGAAAAGTTTTTGAAGGTATCCCTACCTTGAAAAATCCATATTTAATTTGAACCAAGTGGATATCCATGGTAATGATACACTTAACTCTATAAATGGAAGTAAACATtggattttttatatatttatgggaGCTTCTCATTGTAAAAGTGATAAAGTTAATGAGAAATATCACTAAACATCCAGCACAAATGTTCCCCAAATCAATGGTTtgttatttatagatttataCCTGATTTAATTCAGGAAAACCAATGTGTTCTAGCCATTAGTTTTCGCATGGCCTTCTTCACCTCCTTGTTCCTCAGACTGTAGATGAGGGGGTTCAACATGGGGACCACCACTGTGTAGATTACAGATGCCACTTTGACTTGGTCCGCTGAATAGCTTGATTTGGGCATcacatagacaaacaaaactgtCCCATAAAACAAAGTGACTGCAGTGAGGTGGGAagtgcaggtggagaaggccttcTTCCTCCCCTCAGTAGAGCGCATTCTCAGGATTGAATGGAGGATGTACCTATAGGACACAGTGATGGTAAACAGTGTGCTTATAAGGACTGAGGCAGAGGAGATGGCAGGAGATATTTCAGCAAGGTAAACATGGCCACAAGAAAGCTTCAAGAGTGGGAAGAGGTCACAGAAAAAATGGTTGATTTTATTCGGTCCACAGAAGGACAGGTTCATCAGACAGCCTGTAAATGATGAAGCATTCATGCATCCACCCAGGTAGGAGGCCCCCAGTAGGAGGAAGCAGACCACTGGGGACATCTGGGTGGAGTAGAGCAAGGGAgagcagatggccacatagcgatCATAGGCCATGGTGGCCAGCAGGAAGCACTCTGTAGTCCCAAAGGTGACATCAGAGCCGAGCTGGGCTATACAGCCGGTGACTGGGATAGCAGTTTTCTCTCTCAAGAAGCTCATCAGCATGATTGGTGTGACTGATGTGGAATACCCAATGTCCACAAAGGCCAAATGGCTAAGAAAAAGGTACATAGGGGTGTGAAGCTGTGGGCTGCTTTGGATTAAGATAATTATGCTGATATTTCCCACTATGGTTGCTACGTAAACACctagaaaaatcacaaagaaaatggCACATAGTGTGGGGTTGTCTGTTAATCCCAGAATAATGAACTCTGTCACTGTTGTGTGGTTTTCAGTCTCCATCTATCCATCTAATGGTGCCTACTGAAATCAGAACCAGAGGAAATTAAATTGACTGAAATGACCCCAAGTTTAATGTATATACCTAAGCATAACCTAAACACaaccttataaatattttaaatgataaatctgCCTCACTTATAGAATACTTTGTGCACACAAAATTTCAATTtccatgaaaatattaaaattgaagaTTTGATTACCTTAGGACTCAGCTATTTTACTCCTATGTATATACCATGGCGTAAGTCTTACCCATGTGCACAGGAGATCTGTAAAAGAATGTTTACCGCACCATTGATTGTAATAACATGAACTGtaaataacctaaatgttcatagAAAGACCAGCTCTTGATTTTCCAACCCCATCCCAAATGCACCTCTATTCAGTAATGTCAATCTTAGTAAATACTATCTGCATTTATCCAATTGATTGAGCCGGAAAATGTGGTGTTGACTTTGACATCTCTTTCTTACTTGATCCTTTccctggaataaaaaaaaaaatcacattcttaTTTATAATAACTGAAACCAAGGGATAGAAATTGTCCATGTTCAAGATGAAAGAGCCAAATAGAATTTTTACTATTGTTTTGAGCCAAACATCCTGGATATTTTGCAAAAACTTCTAGGACTTGTCTCCTATACCATACCTTTTCATACTTATGGGATTGCATGTTGCAGTAAGAAAATCTAGATATTTTTATGGACCAGGATTAAATGGAAAGTGAACTGAAACATTTGGGACTTGGACTAATTAAGTTTAAGTTTCATCACTTCTATTAAGCAACAATAGAGCAGTAAGAAGTGGGGGCATATGATGAGAACAGGAGGAAAGTGTAGTTAGGGAGGTAGGGATAGAGGTAGCCATCTAGGAAAGCTAGAAAATTAGACTGAAAGAAAGGTTagcatttcaaaataatactCCTTTACTTTAAAATAGATCACATGATCAAGTGCAAGGGAGAATGTGTTCATTATCCTTAGTCATTCCTGTGACTCCTCTAATTTAAATACCAACATATTCTTatgaataatttgttttttcaagaaCTTGTATCTTAAGGAGAATTaagtaaacatacacacataactATCAGCAACCACACACGTTTTACTCAATGTTACATGTGAATCATGGCAATAGTATACTATATAGCATGACTAGTTACTAGAATTATGTATCTGAATGATCAAGTTCTGGCTCTTTTAACTAAACAAAGACCCAAGCCagaaatgaattttatatttttaaagaaaatagatgtATGAAAGAcacaaatgttttcaaagttgTATATGAGTGCCAGCAGGGAAGGCAAAGGGACGTGCAGAATCCCATGGACTTTGGAGCCATGCAAATCTGAAATCAGTTTCTAGCTCTGCCTCTCACTGTCTCTGAAATCACAGGCaagttataaaaaaaagtttgctcttgtttccttacctgtaaaaagGAGACAGTTATACGTACCTCATGCGGTTCTTGTGTTAAATTATATGAAGTGAGTGAAAACTCCAAACACTGTTTATGCAACAAATAAATGCTCAGTTACTAATAGTTTGCTTGAAATGATCAACTTGTAATTTCTGGGacataggagaaaatcaaatatgTCTGTGTCCTTAAAAACGGACAAGTGTGAACTAGTGATACATCTTCTGCAACACTACCAATAGTCTCCAAGGAATTGTTGCTGTACAGCAAGGGCACATGTAAGTGAGGTCTGTGTCATTGGGGATAAGGCCCACATCACCTACTTCATTTGTAAttacaaattaattattttacttgttttggaAAACCAAACTGAGAATCCACTGGGATAGAGAAATTACATGTATACATCTGCTGGGACAGATAAATAGCATGTAACATGATTATGTAAAGtgtgtgaataaaatattttctaaataccCTGAAATtccagttatttttaattaaatagaaaaaagctaaaaatttcattttaatcaaattgaaaaacattttactaTCATTGGAGTTGATGATTAGATCAACATGACTAATATGGCTGTGACAATTTGTGGCATTTCTGAAACATGGCTATTATATATTCAGTGGTCCAGATTTTCATGCCACCTATGTTTGGAGATAATTTGGGGTTGCTGGTACAGTTTAGTTTACAAATATGCATCCAATGGAACCGCAGTATTATTATCAACATAAgtgacatacatttttaaatcatatgaattttccatatatattataGATTTGCACTAGAACACTTGAGATACACACCTGGCTTGTTGGCAGTAGACATTTCTCATATACACCATCTTCTTTCTCCCCATTGCCAACCCTGGATCCACCAGCATGTATACTTTCTAGTAGAACAATGAAGCTTGCACTAACACCTTTCTTATGACCTTGTCACACGCAGATGCCACATTGACTAGCAGGTTGTCAAAGACACATGTCCACAATTGATTCTGGCTGTGTTCTTGAACCACAGCCACATAACAGAACATTCTCTAGGTTGAAGGTCAGTTTCCTTTGGTTCTGGGCTTGAGGGAGCCTATAGATCAGTAGCCATCAGAACAAAGCTAAGCCTGATAATCCACATTAGGAGGCTTGAACAGCTCACACATCTCAACTCCAACAAGTCAGGAAATGGACCTGCTGCAAGGTTCCATCTGTCCCAGAAAG
This Camelus ferus isolate YT-003-E chromosome 10, BCGSAC_Cfer_1.0, whole genome shotgun sequence DNA region includes the following protein-coding sequences:
- the LOC102516858 gene encoding olfactory receptor 481, yielding METENHTTVTEFIILGLTDNPTLCAIFFVIFLGVYVATIVGNISIIILIQSSPQLHTPMYLFLSHLAFVDIGYSTSVTPIMLMSFLREKTAIPVTGCIAQLGSDVTFGTTECFLLATMAYDRYVAICSPLLYSTQMSPVVCFLLLGASYLGGCMNASSFTGCLMNLSFCGPNKINHFFCDLFPLLKLSCGHVYLAEISPAISSASVLISTLFTITVSYRYILHSILRMRSTEGRKKAFSTCTSHLTAVTLFYGTVLFVYVMPKSSYSADQVKVASVIYTVVVPMLNPLIYSLRNKEVKKAMRKLMARTHWFS